The genomic segment AAAATCAACTGTTTTTCATTGCTCTGGTTATATACAAGTTTCTCattcaataaaataaactaataaacTACATGAGTaaactaataaattaataagtttttgACGTGGCTGAATGAGTAACTTATATTTACGTAAATGAGTAACCGTACATTTTaatcttaatcttaatattatttacactgAGTTGAGctatgatttatttataatgtatAACGATTATAAACAACTAAAAACAGCAtcttcataaaattaaattaaatataaaaataatcctcataatttttatatgacgatttctctattttttgatttcttatatagttataatttgatGTAAGCAACACTAAATgatgtgtattttaattttgatttcttttatattgTAGAGTAATGATTgttgtgcattatttgatatttaatttttttgaaattgtatAATATAGGCtggtaattaattatagaatacAGGCTACTTTATTAtattaactaatatttttttgtaaaatacagattgattttttttgtttatacaataactttaatttctattttttttcagtttttaaatttttttttacttacacttatattttaatttgtaatattggtgaatattataaatattatatgtttgtttattatttgagttttgtagagcgtttaatacaagtaaaattattacaaattctttataaatttaacataataCACCGTGCCTTTACACCGtacattttaatcttaatattatttatattgtatcTTTAAGCATATTTATATTCattgtttgataattttgtgtTTAAGAACTATATATATTGTCTTCAGACACGTGATATAAGcgaatttaaacttttattttaatacgTATTCAAGtttattgtttaattattttgcgttcaaatttaatatttaattttttttaattgcacgTACGGATTATCcctaatatatacatatagggaTCCAAGAATGCAATTTGTTcgttcatttttctctttttgagtATAATCTCCAAATACAAAAGATATTTCAATGGCTACACAGTTCCATTCATGGGCCATTTTGGAAATAAAAGCACAAAGACGCCGAAGAAAAGAAAGGCAACAAATACAGGAGAGAACCATTATTGTTCAGTAAACCAAGCACGATTAATTTAAGCTGCGAAGCACCTGAACCAGCATTTCCAGACCTTTGCTGGAGTTTCCTCCTGCTTTCAGCGCCTCAGTAGCCGCCCTACAGAGCTCCATGAGTCGGACAGGCCGAGCCCCGCCCACCCACTCGCCCAACAACCGAGCCAACCCAGCCGAGTCAGGAACGGCTCGGTCCCCATCATCGCAGAACCTAACAGCCACTCCAAGCTCATCCACCAGCAGCTTGGCATTAAAGAACTGGTCCGCACCCAGCGGCCAAGTCAGCATCAACACCCCCGCCGTCAGCGCCTCCAACGTCGAGTTCCACCCGCAGTGACTCACAAACGTGCCCACCGCTCGGTGATTCAGTATGGGCACCTGCGGGGCCCACCCTTTGATGATAAACCCCCTACGCTCCACTCGTTCCTCAAACCCGTTAAGCAAAACGACGCCCTCCTTCACGACCCAGATGAAATTCACGCCGCTACACTCAAGCGCCCCCGCCAGCGCCGCCACTTGCTGATCTGTGATCGTCCAGCGGCTCCCGAAGCACACATAGACCACCGAGTTATCTGGCTTGGAGTTCAACCAGCGCATCACTTCATCAACTGGTATGGAACTGGACCCCCCGCGGTTGCTGGATGCCGTCTGATCATCATCCGACGGCAGTAAAGGGCCCACTGTCCAAACCCGATCGTGGCCCATCTCCTGCATCAAGTGGTCCACGTAGACCCGCTCCAACTCATCGAAACTGTTGATAACGGCGCCCCAGGATTGAACATTGCTCATCAGGGAGTCCAGGAAAAATGCCCAACCCGGGTCTCCGTGCTGGAAGTTCGGAAGCAATTGGCTGAGTTGCCACCAGGGGTATTTATGGGAATTTGGCACCCCCGAAAGTGAAAGTACGGATTCGTCGTCGCGATGGATATCGTAGACCGTAAGATCGCGGTACAGCCAGTTGAAACTGGAAACGGAGGCAGCGCCGGTGGTCCAGAAGACGATACGTGGCACGCCGATGTCGGAGGTGAGGCGGTTGGTCCAACCGAGAAGAAAGTCCGACAAGATGGCCACCGGAGGCGAAGGGCGAGATCGGAACCATTGGAGAATGGGATCGTAGAGTTCTGCCAGGGCGTTCATTCTGGCAACAGGATTGTACGTCGTGCAAGATGGAGGAACCTCTGGAGGAGAGAGAACCAGAGTGTCAATGGCGGAAGAAGGGTGAGATTTCAGGAGGGGTTCGAGGAGATGGAGGTGACGTGGGGTGACTAAAACGGTGACGCTTATGCCGCGGGTGAGTAGCAGCTTGGTTAAGTCGATCATGGGTATCACATGGCCTGGCGCCGGAAAAGGAAAAGCAAGGATGTGTACTGCCTTGCCGTTGCCGTCGCCGGAGTTAGACATGGGCTTGTAGCTTCAACAAATTCCTTGACAAGAAGACTTACAAGAGCATATCGAGACCAATAATCGCCAGATGGTTCAATTTTATAATCAGAACTCGACACGAGCTTCGGATACTTATTTGTAAACCTTGATGCGCCCAAGCTTGAAATTTTAGTTATTGGTTCaaatgaaaattgatttttttatattttttaataattatatcagattttgttttttatattttaaaataattatatcaaattttgttgccctttattcttttttttaatttaactttctTTAAAACTCTGGAACATAGCAGCCATAATgcttgaataattaattttatgtaaataatttcaCGCTCGTCGACCAAGCAAAACAGACATGAATTACtgatttaatgataaaaaatgtaAGTGACATTCAAAGACGTCATCCATGACGGAGCCTGGGTGACTATTTATAATCTATAATCATCTCCATGGACATTTGTCGAGAAGACTTTGAACGCACAAATGTCTCTGTCGAGAACACTTTGAACGCATATCAGTCGTCGCCCACCTCGTCGTACGCTCTACGGCCATGTTACCAACCGGCGACGGCAACGCCGAACACATTCTGCTCAATCCTTTTTCCGGGGAACCCATGATAGACCTTCTCCAGTAGTTACTCATCCAAGGCCTACATGTCACCGTTTTGGTAGCCCCCCGTAAGCTTCATCTTCTCGATCCGCTCCACTCATCTCACCCTCTCTAGAAGGAACCCTTCAAATTCCACGCTGCATGGGTCTATTGCCAGCAAGAACGCCATGGTCTAACTCTACGATCCTGTCGCCCAGTGCTTCAGATTGCACCCTTTTGCTTGTTGGGTCGGGCTTCTCTCCTCAGTTGGAGGACGAATGAGTAATAGTTGGGTATTTCTAAAACGGTGACCCGATAatagtttgattatttttaaaaagatggCCCAACAATGATTaggtgtttaaaaaaaaaaaaggctcaaTTTCgttcattaatatttttatcttatagacctaaaattatCAGaataaaattaggatttttttgtACCTCATAGGCTATAAAAGTCATACATAATAGgtgagaaaaacaaaaaaaaaaaaatgagatgaaaAATGACAAAGTTCTTGGAGAAATTTGGATTTCTATTTCTGTATGTGAGGCTATGGTCAAACAATTGATTAGATGGTGTGTTTTGTACTCCAattgagtttgaattttgaGAGTACATTTGACACTTGTGGTTCTAGAATGTCACTACAAGAAGAAGCAGTATTACCGGTGAAATTTTCCTGACAGTTTGAGCAATTGTCAGGAAAACACCACAAGTCCTGGCGATTTTGTAAATCGTCAGGAATTTAACACAATAGCCAACGGTTTTGAAAACCACAGGCTATGGCATACATATCTCCGGCGATTTATGAAAAATCGCCGGTGATTTAGACACATCCTCGACGGTTTTGAAATCACCGGTGATGTAGACCCATCCccggcgattttgaaaccgccgggGATATGACTTATATATAACACTTCCAAAATTCCCCTcacattttttcttctaaaatttttctccacaaaccCTAACCTTCTCTCGCTTGCGCCTTGCTTATTCTCGCCGCTGCATTTcgctcgccctcaccctcgcttGCTCACTCTCAGTCACTcttgccctcaccctcgccctcgcttgctcactctcagtcacgctcgccctcgctgcctAACTGTCTCTCGATCGCTCTTGCTCACTCGCTGTCCTCGCTCTCGTCTCGCTCGATCGCTGCTACCTGCTGCTCCATTTGATATGGTaactactatttttttttttttggtgtcattACTGGTGGGTAAACCAGATTAATTAGTCTATTGATTGATTAGGAAAATGTGATTAGTGGGTGAATTATTCTTCGTCTTATGCAATCAGATGGCTTTGACTTGTCAATAGTTACATGATGAAAAAACAGTAACTATTAAGGGTAAATGAATTGATGATATATTAGAATCGATTGTCATTAAATTCATTCAAAGATTATGCTTTTTAGTAGTTTTCCTCGACCTTGAGATGTTCATGATTGTGCGTGACTCCAAACTTATCTAAGATATGTTTGTTCTGTAATTTTGTTTACTCATATtcaaatttataatatcttaCCTCAGCTCAAATTTATGAATCACATTTGGTGTACTCTTCCTATTGCTATCGAATcaaaaactattaaattttcttttgactAAATTAGATGCCTAACAAGTAACAATCAATAGGTGTGACCTTAGTTAACGGCTAGCAACTAGCATTAGTTTAGGTACCCGCATATTGAACAAAATTGTAAGTTAATACACTAAATTTAATAGATATCTATCaaatcagaaaagaaaagaaagcaaattGTTATCTTGCAGTTTAtgtatacttttttttttatatataaaacttattatttacttatttaatattagtttgaaaggggaaaaaaaaaaaagatagttGTTTGCTAGTACCCATGGGATGATTATCACTAATTCATCATgtactgttttattttaatatgaaaatgaaaCAGTTACTGTTCAACTGAAATGCCTTGGGATTATTCCACGGAAATTCATAATTGAAGGTAATGATATATCACAAgctaaaattcaaaagttatatATTAAGTAACTTAACTTAACTTAGATGTTATTGGTTGATGTATGGCTGTATATGGAGTTGAATTATTAACTTTTATTTGTGTTATAGGGAATTTGGAACATGAACTTTTATTTgtgctaaatttaatttgtaatctTAGTATTAGTATTTGTAGCTAATCAGCTACAAATACTAATCTgctacaaataataaaatttaagaaatgttttatgtatttaaaaatttaattaaaattggtATTTATGTAATTGGACTTATCTATCTCCTTTAAGATTacttattatagaaaatatggtgatgaataaaaatatataaaatttatgtaattgatgagctgctgctgctgctggagCCAAATAGTTTGATGCATATTGATTGGGTATCTATTTATTGGTCAATCTCAATCACATGGGTTGTTTTTCTAATATAGCATGATAAAACAGTACTTACTCAAAGAAGAAAGTTTAATTGTTTAACAGATCGTAGCATGTGGATCGCACTGAAACCTCCTTCTTGAAccaatgaaaataattatgcCGGCTATATACGGGGATGCCTTTTCTATTACTTCCGAAGGAATTTAAGAACCAAAGATAACATAGCCTTCTGTATTTGTCTTATAATCATATCTGAAATCATTGGGACTAATTGATAACAAGACAATGGCAGAAAGGCAATTAAGTCTTCGAGactgatttttttgttttggatcTGCATTATGATTAAAACTTGGTGAAGGGCATTCATAGGATTTGGTGTGAATTACCATAGTTTTGGATCTCATTAGTTGTTAAGCCAAAATTAGTTACTTTTACTTTTGAACTAAAAAAGTAGATTATGGATGGAGACAGCATAATGCCCAGTTCTAAGTCATCTTACAAGTTACAATGATAGCTTGGGGAAGGACTGGTGTGATCAAGCTTTAGTACCAAATTGTGCAAATCAGCTGAAGTGGGTTGTGCATCAGGGACTCTTTAGAAGTTAAATGGTTTTACACATAATACCAGGATGTTGAATACATATCTATCCTAAGTTTCCAATTGCATATTTATCTTTTGTCAGCTGAATTATTTGTGCCTGTGTACTGCTTGCATATACTGAAATCTGCTCCATTCAGAGATCCATGTTCGTCAGGAATTAAAGCTGTGGAATTATCACACCCTATCTTCGttaagagggaaaaaaattgCAATACTGGTTTGCAATAAGGGTCCATAAAAAGCATATAGAACCACTGAAATTATTCAAGTTGTTTTAATTGAATCCTTATTCTTAATTCAAGTTGCTTCTCTTATTTAATTGAATCCTTATTCTTATCAggttaatttgatatataaattattctaataGAACTAAATCAGAGTTGGATTAACATATCAAACAGACTAGATCCTCGATACGAACAAGGAGTTCATAATTTTCTTCAGTTTGCCTATAGACATAAGGCTCCTGGGGCAAGCATATATTGTCCGTGTATTAAATGTGTTAACAGATATTTTCATAAACGAGATGTTGTGAAGGAACACCTCATTCTGAATAAATTTGacactaattacataatatgGACAGTTCATGGAGAGCTATATGTGCCTCGTCATAGTCGAAAAGAATTTCAAGATTAGAAATGTAATATTGGAGATGATATCGTGGGAATGATACATGATACACATGGAGTTCTCAGACACAATGTTGGAAGTAGTGAAGAAGCTACGAGATTCTATGAATTGTTGGAGAAGGCAGAAACAGAGTTATGGCTTGATTGTAAGAACTTTACGACATTAtcatttattgtttgtttacaAACACTTGAAGGTATTTGGTGGGTTGTcggataaaatatttgatatgttGCTTGAGTTATTGAATGAGGCATTCCCAGAAGGAGTGTCATTGCCACGATCATATCGGGAGGCTAAGAAATTGAGTGAGGATTTAGGTTTTAAGTACTATAAGTACGATGCATGCCCTATCAATTGTATGCTCTTTTGGAAAGATGCATCAAAGTTGAACAGATGTACTTTTTGTGGGGGAGTCAAGGTACAAAGAATACGAGGTACATGTGGACGACGATATAACGAAAGTGAAAAAAGTCGTTTCTAAACAAGTACGACATTTTCCTTTGATTTCGAGATTGCAAAGATTGTTTATGTCTAACAAAACAGCATCGTTAATGATGTGGCATGAAGAAGGTAGAACAAATGATGGTATAATGAGGCACCCTGCTGATTCATTGGCTTGGCAATCTTTTGATGAACAACATCTGAAATTCGCTGAAGATTGTTGCAATGTTAGACTTGGTTTGGCTTCTGATGGGTTTAATCCGTTTCGAATAATGACCATTAGCTATAGCATTTGGCCAATTGTGTTAATGCCATATAATCTACCGCCTTGGTTGTGTATGAAACAATCTTACTTCATCTTGTCTTTATTGATTGATGGACCTCGTGCACCAGGAGACAATATTGATGTGTTTCTGCAACCGTTGATTCAAGAGTTAAAGGAATTATGGAGCGAGGGGATAGAAACTTATGATGcttcaagaaaagaaatgttTCACATGCATGCAACATTATTATGGACGATTAATGATTTTCCAGCGTATGCTAATTTATCTGGATGGAGTACTCGAGGAAGAGTTGCTTGTCCTTGTTGCATGAAAGAGATGGAGTCCAAATGGTTAAAACATGGTGGTAAATTTTGTTATATGGGTCACCGTAGATTTTTGGAGGATATGAGTCATCCTTTTCGGTTAGACAAGAAGAATTTTGATGGAACCATTGATAATCGTGTTGCTTCTCCTTAGATATCTGGCTACGATGTATTCATAGATGTTGAATTTGTTAAGAAGATGTATGGAAACCGTGAGAATTCTGGTGCTAGTGCTGGGAAAGGAATGGGCGGTTGGAGAAAACATAGTATATTCTTTGAGCTTCCATATTAGCAAGACAATTTGATCCGACATAATCTCGACATCATGcacattgagaaaaatgtttgtgACAACATAATTTGGACGTTATTAAATGTTTCAGGTAAAACAAAGGACAACTTGAAAGCACGTCTTGATTTGAAAGAACTAGGGGTAAGAAAAAAGTTGCATCCTGAAGATCGTTTAGGTGGGAAGAAGTATTTACCTCCTGCATTTTTCACGTTGAATCGAAAATagaaacatttatttttaaaagtattaaaaagtataaaatcacCCGATGGATTCTCATCAAACATATCACGTCGTGTTCAACTCAAAGAACACACAATGATTGGACTTAAGAGCCATGACAATCATGTATTGATTCAACATTTGCTTCCATTGGCAATTAGGAGGGTGTTCAAGAGAAAGTATGTTagtaaaactttgattgaactATGCAATTACTTTAAACAGTTATATTCTAAAAACATTACAGTAAACAAGTGTAACCAATTGAGGTCATGCATTATATTGGTGCTCTGTCACcttgagaaaatatttctacCGAGCTTCTTCAATATAATGGAACATTTAGTTGTTCACCTCCCTGACGAAGTCCAAATTGCGGGACCAGTAATGTTCCGGTGGATGTATCCAGTCAAGAGGTATATTaagccatgatttttttttgtttgtgaatttgtttgttcgtttttaagtaaatattgtgGATTTACTTGACAATGTAACTTATCATGTAGGTTCTTATTGACATTAAAAAAGTATGTAAGGACTAGAAGTCATCCAGAAGGATCTATTGCTGAGGGTTACTTGGCAGAAGAGTGTTTGACATTTTGTGCAAGGTACTTGGATGACATGGAAACAAAGTTTAATAGGCCGGTTCGAAATTATGAGGGTGCACACGGTCAAcctatccaaaaaaaaaaaaaagaaattagtcacATTAGATAAGATTTCATTGTAGCAAGCCCATCATTATGTGCTAGCaaattgtagtacaatttcATCTTATCGAGAGTAAGATTATTATAATCTAATCTGGTTGATCAATTTtgtttcataataaaaaaattaaaattgtactCAGAAAGTGTTGAAATCTTTATATCCATTGCCTTGACAATTTTCTGGGACGCGTGTATTGAGGGATGCTAATAATAGTAAAACTACGATATCGTGGAGGGTCTCTAATGTAAGTGTTTTTATATACAGTTGTTATgcaattttggatatgttttatgcaatttcatagttaatgtacatatatacttaaatagatctattatttttcaatgcagatcgaaaaaatatgatatgcaattttggttggagaCTGACATGGTGGCGTAATCAAGGGTTATTTGAGGTCAAttggacatgttttagtttagggttgatttgtatgtgtttttgaatattgtgtaatgagacgaGACAATATCGATCTTTCTTATCAAATGTGTTGtacttaaatagatttattgtaTACAGTTATTATTTGTTGTGTGTAGCGGGTGAATCTTTCAAAattgttgttgattttttgttgCCATGGTTATTGATTGTTATACAGATTATATAGATTGTATACagattataatatattacaagacaagttttttaattttttttttttgtttttgtcggcGGTTTACTTTTACCAACGGTTTCTTAAACCTGCCGGCAAAGTTTTCAtttaccggcggtttataaATCGCCGAAAAATATCTTTTACCGTCGGTTTATAAACCACTGgtaaattttttcatttcccGGTAGTTTTTAAACCGCCGAAAAATATCTTTTACCGGGGGTTTATAAATCGcccataaattttttaattttccagcgatttttcaaaactgtcAGAAATTTCTGACGATTTGGAAAAACTGCCGgtaattgttatttttactgGCAATTTATGAAAACCGTCGGTAAATAGTTTTTTCAGCAGTTGAAAATTCTCGACGGAGGTATTTTCGGCGGTTATTATTATCGCCGGTAAAAATTTTACCGcgattttttaactttttccgGCAATTTTCTCACCGCCGAAAAAAGTTGAAACTCTTGTAGTGTGTGAATGGTAGAGATTTAATTTGGAGGTTGGGATCCTTGGGAATCGAGCACGTTTTCGTACTATTTTGTGGTTTGACTCGAATTTCTATTTCTATCGTGCAACTATGATCAAACATACGTTAAAAGATCTATGAGAGAACGAAGACTATTCACAATATATGATCCTAGTGAGTATGTGTTACTTATTGAAAGGGGAGAATCGAAACGCTTTGATGAAGCTTTGGAATATGAACACAAGTAAGAGTGGTGGAAAGCTATGGAAGATGAGATGGATTCTTTGAACAAGAACTACACGTTCAAGATAGTAAAATTGCCCCAAGGGTAAAAGGGATTTGCAGAACAAGTGGGTGTACAGGATTAAGCATGAAGATCACAATTTGCTTACTCGGTACAAGGCTAGACTAGTTGTTAAGGGATTCAAACAGAAGAAGGAGCTGACTTCAATGAgattttttcctttgttgtgAAGATGTCATTTATTCGCATTGTTCTTGGTTCGACATAACAACTAGTCTTGATTTGGAGATTGAGCAAATAGATGTAAAGACAACCTTCCTTCATGGTGATTTGGAGGAAGAGATTTACATGGTACAATTAAAAGGCTttgttaaagaagaaagaaatgagtaCGTGTGTCgtttgaaaaaaaaacttttatggGTTGAAACAGGCACCAAAGCAATGGTATAAGAAGTTTGAATCAATTATGGGAGAGCAAAGATATAAGAAGACCATTTCAGACCATTGTGTATTTGTGCAAAAGTTTTCTGACGATGATTTTATTATCCTGTTGCTCTATATTGATGATATGTTAATTGTGGGAAATAACTTAGACAAAATTGTGGATTTGAAGAAACAATTCATTAAGCTTTTTGCTATGAAGGATTTGGGAccataaagaaaatttttggtATAAGAATCACTCTAAATCGAAGagaaaatacattatttttgtcTCATGAGAAATACATAGAAAGGTGATTCAAAGGTTTTATATGGATAAATCTAAAGTTGTTATCTCTCCTATTGCTACTCACTTTAGATTGAGCAGTCAACAAAGTCCTACTATAGATTTAGAGAAAAGATGATATGGCATGGGTTCCGTATGCTTCAACAGTAGGAAGTTTAATGTACATCATGGTGTGTATAAGGCCAGACATAACTCATGCAGTTGGTACAGTTAGTCGCTTTCTTTCTAATTCGGGAAGAAAGTAATGGAATGtcgttaaatggattttaagaTACGTACGTGGGACATTTGGGTTCTTATCTTTGGTGGTGAGAAACCATTATTAGTCATTTACACCAATGCTGATATGGCCGAAGATGTTGATTCT from the Diospyros lotus cultivar Yz01 unplaced genomic scaffold, ASM1463336v1 superscaf1, whole genome shotgun sequence genome contains:
- the LOC127792829 gene encoding flavonol 3-O-glucosyltransferase UGT89B1-like; the encoded protein is MSNSGDGNGKAVHILAFPFPAPGHVIPMIDLTKLLLTRGISVTVLVTPRHLHLLEPLLKSHPSSAIDTLVLSPPEVPPSCTTYNPVARMNALAELYDPILQWFRSRPSPPVAILSDFLLGWTNRLTSDIGVPRIVFWTTGAASVSSFNWLYRDLTVYDIHRDDESVLSLSGVPNSHKYPWWQLSQLLPNFQHGDPGWAFFLDSLMSNVQSWGAVINSFDELERVYVDHLMQEMGHDRVWTVGPLLPSDDDQTASSNRGGSSSIPVDEVMRWLNSKPDNSVVYVCFGSRWTITDQQVAALAGALECSGVNFIWVVKEGVVLLNGFEERVERRGFIIKGWAPQVPILNHRAVGTFVSHCGWNSTLEALTAGVLMLTWPLGADQFFNAKLLVDELGVAVRFCDDGDRAVPDSAGLARLLGEWVGGARPVRLMELCRAATEALKAGGNSSKGLEMLVQVLRSLN